The following coding sequences lie in one Candidatus Dormiibacterota bacterium genomic window:
- the rplC gene encoding 50S ribosomal protein L3, with protein MKAILGRKLGMTQIFDAEGNVQRVTVLEAGPCVVTQVKTGEKDGYMAIQMGLGKAKNPAKPQAGHATFSEATPQVLREVRMEDSVTDVEAVEGEEPIKVGAKIDAGIFQAGDTVQVTSTSKGKGFAGTVKRHNFATGPKSHGSHNHRQPGSIGGAYPQKVFKGIKMAGRMGGERTTVKNLKVVQVEADKNLVAIKGAVPGPRKSLVMIKLIKPTERQEAASE; from the coding sequence ATGAAGGCTATCTTGGGCCGAAAACTGGGAATGACACAGATCTTCGATGCAGAAGGTAACGTTCAGCGCGTCACCGTGCTGGAGGCTGGCCCCTGTGTGGTTACTCAGGTAAAGACCGGCGAAAAAGATGGCTATATGGCAATTCAGATGGGGCTTGGCAAGGCCAAGAACCCGGCAAAACCGCAAGCCGGACATGCCACATTTAGTGAAGCTACTCCACAGGTTCTGCGTGAGGTACGGATGGAAGATTCGGTAACTGACGTAGAGGCTGTAGAGGGTGAAGAGCCGATTAAGGTCGGCGCTAAGATAGACGCCGGTATTTTTCAGGCAGGTGACACCGTGCAGGTAACTTCTACCAGTAAAGGCAAGGGCTTTGCCGGTACCGTAAAGCGGCATAATTTTGCTACCGGCCCCAAGAGCCACGGTTCGCACAACCATCGCCAGCCCGGCTCTATCGGCGGCGCCTACCCCCAGAAGGTCTTTAAGGGTATTAAAATGGCCGGCCGCATGGGCGGTGAGCGCACAACCGTCAAAAACTTGAAAGTAGTACAGGTAGAGGCCGACAAAAACCTAGTAGCTATAAAAGGCGCCGTGCCCGGTCCGCGTAAATCTTTGGTAATGATCAAGCTAATCAAGCCGACTGAGCGCCAGGAGGCTGCAAGTGAGTAA